The Hyphomicrobium sp. MC1 genome window below encodes:
- a CDS encoding arylsulfatase, producing MKRSWLFAAVTCGLMVGPTAAMSQGTTGVPGSPDATTTIDGKRLPSPDPRFGGVIKDDALQSTPWWAPRIVPPKNAPNVLLIITDDAGFGVPSTFGGVIPTPTMDRIAQEGLRYDRIFSTALCSPTRAALITGRNHHSAGFGVISEQSTGFPGYNSIIGKDSATIGRILLDNGYATAWFGKDHNTPAFEASQVGPFDQWPTGLGFEYFYGFVGGDANQWQPNLFRNTTQIYPFEGKPGWNLITGMADDAIDYMTRIHQTDPSKPIFIKYAPGATHAPHHPTKEWVDKIHEMHLFDDGYNKLRDRIFENQKRLGLVPKDAQLTPWPTNVLKPWDELSDVEKKLFIRQVEVFAAYAAYNDHEIGRVVQAFDDLGKLDNTLIIYINGDNGTSAEGGPLGTPNEVAFFNGLNKIPAEEQMKFYDVWGTEQTYNHMSAGWSWAFDTPFDWFKQNASRLGGINQNMVVSWPARIKDKGGLREQFMHVIDVVPTILEAAGIRAPETVDGIKQKSIEGTSFLYTFDAKNANAPSRHKTQYFEMMGQWALYDDGWLLSTKVNRAPWEAFGPANPDPLNNQVFQLYDLHKDFNQADDIAAKHPVKVAQMREKFVAEAKKYQVFPLDASVAARIVAPRPNITAGRTEFVYTRPMTGLPQGDSPLLLNTSYTVTADIDVPQDGAEGMILTSGGRFGGYGFYLLGGKPVWLWNLVDLKRLKWEGPDPLTPGRHVIEFDFKYDGLGPGTLAFNNFSGVGRSGTGILKVDGNVVASQTMERTLPMILQWDESFDIGSDTLTGVNDADYKPPFPLTAKLNKLTINVDRPHLSPDDIKKFEAAMQASADGPVSEDLTLVQRLEEKVDKLKECRKQADAKKLEPLGRIQFVRECLQ from the coding sequence ATGAAGCGTAGTTGGTTATTCGCTGCCGTCACTTGCGGGCTTATGGTCGGGCCTACCGCTGCAATGTCCCAAGGGACCACTGGCGTACCCGGATCGCCCGACGCGACGACTACGATCGATGGTAAACGGCTCCCGTCACCGGACCCTCGATTTGGCGGCGTCATCAAGGATGATGCTCTGCAATCGACGCCGTGGTGGGCACCTCGCATCGTACCTCCGAAGAACGCGCCGAACGTCCTGCTGATTATCACAGACGACGCCGGCTTCGGGGTGCCGAGCACTTTTGGTGGCGTCATTCCGACCCCTACGATGGACCGCATTGCACAAGAGGGCCTTCGCTATGATCGGATCTTCTCCACCGCGCTGTGTTCACCGACGCGCGCCGCCCTCATCACTGGGCGCAATCATCACTCGGCAGGTTTCGGCGTCATATCCGAACAGTCGACAGGTTTTCCTGGCTACAACAGCATCATAGGTAAGGATTCGGCGACCATCGGGCGCATTCTGCTCGACAATGGATACGCCACGGCATGGTTCGGCAAGGACCACAATACGCCCGCCTTCGAAGCCAGTCAGGTTGGGCCGTTCGACCAATGGCCGACCGGCCTTGGCTTTGAATACTTTTATGGCTTCGTCGGCGGAGACGCCAACCAGTGGCAGCCGAACCTATTCCGCAACACCACGCAGATTTATCCATTTGAAGGAAAGCCCGGCTGGAATCTGATTACGGGCATGGCGGACGATGCCATCGACTACATGACACGAATTCACCAGACCGATCCCTCCAAGCCGATATTCATCAAGTACGCGCCCGGCGCCACCCACGCACCGCATCATCCGACGAAGGAGTGGGTGGACAAGATTCATGAGATGCACCTGTTCGACGACGGCTACAACAAGCTGCGCGATCGCATCTTCGAAAATCAGAAGAGGCTCGGGTTGGTTCCGAAAGATGCTCAACTGACGCCATGGCCGACTAACGTCTTGAAGCCGTGGGACGAGCTTAGTGACGTCGAAAAGAAACTCTTCATACGCCAGGTCGAAGTCTTCGCCGCCTATGCAGCCTACAACGACCATGAGATCGGTCGGGTGGTGCAGGCATTCGATGATCTCGGTAAACTCGACAACACACTCATCATCTATATCAACGGTGATAACGGCACGAGCGCCGAAGGTGGACCATTGGGAACACCCAACGAGGTCGCCTTCTTCAACGGCCTCAACAAAATCCCTGCTGAAGAACAAATGAAGTTCTATGATGTCTGGGGCACCGAGCAGACGTATAATCACATGTCGGCCGGATGGTCTTGGGCCTTTGACACGCCGTTCGACTGGTTCAAGCAGAATGCTTCGAGACTTGGCGGCATCAATCAAAACATGGTGGTGTCGTGGCCGGCGCGCATAAAGGACAAGGGGGGACTGCGTGAGCAATTCATGCATGTCATAGACGTCGTGCCTACAATTCTTGAGGCGGCCGGCATCCGCGCACCCGAAACGGTTGACGGCATCAAGCAAAAGTCGATTGAAGGAACAAGCTTCCTCTACACTTTTGATGCCAAGAACGCGAACGCGCCGTCGCGACACAAGACGCAGTACTTCGAGATGATGGGGCAGTGGGCGCTCTACGATGATGGCTGGCTGCTCAGCACAAAGGTCAACCGAGCACCTTGGGAGGCCTTTGGCCCTGCCAACCCCGATCCACTGAATAACCAAGTGTTCCAGCTCTATGATCTACATAAGGACTTCAACCAGGCTGACGACATCGCTGCAAAACACCCTGTGAAAGTCGCACAGATGCGTGAGAAGTTTGTCGCGGAAGCAAAGAAATACCAAGTCTTCCCGCTCGACGCCTCGGTGGCCGCGCGCATTGTTGCGCCCCGTCCGAATATCACGGCTGGGCGCACCGAATTTGTTTACACGCGACCGATGACCGGCCTGCCTCAGGGCGATTCTCCGCTGTTGCTCAATACATCCTACACGGTGACTGCCGACATCGACGTTCCGCAAGACGGCGCCGAAGGTATGATTCTAACCTCCGGTGGCCGTTTCGGCGGTTACGGCTTCTATCTGCTCGGCGGCAAACCGGTTTGGTTGTGGAATCTAGTCGACCTCAAACGCCTGAAATGGGAAGGCCCTGATCCGCTCACGCCCGGCAGACATGTGATCGAGTTCGACTTCAAATACGATGGGTTGGGTCCTGGTACGCTGGCATTCAACAATTTCTCCGGCGTAGGCCGCTCCGGCACCGGCATTCTGAAGGTTGACGGCAACGTTGTCGCCAGCCAGACAATGGAGAGAACTTTGCCGATGATCCTTCAATGGGACGAGAGCTTCGATATCGGCTCAGATACCCTGACCGGAGTAAACGACGCCGATTACAAGCCGCCGTTTCCGCTGACTGCCAAACTCAACAAGTTGACGATCAATGTGGATCGACCGCATCTGTCCCCCGACGACATCAAAAAGTTCGAGGCTGCCATGCAAGCTTCCGCAGACGGACCAGTCTCGGAGGATTTGACCTTGGTCCAGAGATTGGAAGAGAAGGTCGACAAATTAAAAGAGTGCCGAAAGCAAGCCGACGCAAAAAAGCTCGAACCACTCGGGCGGATTCAATTCGTGCGAGAATGTTTGCAGTAA
- a CDS encoding SET domain-containing protein — protein MTRRFVPAHFRLAIRRSFSGRGLFADERIPAGSCVIEYLGRPATAKQMKENRGKYLFWTSERSMIDGNIPANTARFINHSCAPNCEVDIHKRRVYVFALRDIAPGEELSYDYGEEYFEMHLAGSCRCTKCSPL, from the coding sequence ATGACGCGACGCTTCGTGCCTGCACACTTTCGTCTTGCTATCCGCCGGTCGTTCAGCGGCAGAGGTCTTTTCGCTGACGAACGCATACCTGCAGGATCATGCGTCATCGAATATCTCGGACGCCCTGCCACCGCCAAACAGATGAAAGAGAATCGCGGAAAGTACCTTTTCTGGACGAGCGAGAGGAGCATGATTGACGGGAACATACCGGCGAATACAGCTCGCTTTATCAACCACTCCTGCGCGCCGAATTGTGAGGTCGATATCCACAAGCGTCGCGTGTATGTCTTTGCCCTCCGCGACATCGCGCCCGGCGAAGAGCTTTCTTACGATTACGGCGAGGAATATTTTGAGATGCATTTGGCGGGAAGCTGCCGCTGCACCAAGTGCTCCCCATTATGA